A single genomic interval of Nostoc commune NIES-4072 harbors:
- a CDS encoding transferase hexapeptide repeat containing protein, which translates to MLDEANLEQRLATLEQTVADIKHRVIDAPTYSNWLEKVIGSISDEPAFLEALEYGRSLRHADIFFVTTL; encoded by the coding sequence ATGTTAGATGAAGCAAATCTTGAACAACGTTTAGCGACTCTTGAACAAACAGTTGCAGATATCAAACATCGAGTTATTGATGCGCCTACCTATAGTAATTGGCTAGAAAAGGTTATTGGCTCAATCTCTGATGAACCAGCATTTTTGGAAGCTTTAGAGTATGGTCGGTCATTACGCCACGCTGACATATTTTTTGTAACCACCTTATGA
- a CDS encoding NAD+ synthase — protein MKIAIAQINPTIGDLLLNAQKILEAAQRAASSGARLLLTPELSLCGYPPRDLLLNPSFVEAMGITLQNLAQDLPPNLAVLVGTVEQNLEASITGAKTLFNSMALLENGTVKQVFHKRLLPTYDVFDERRYFEPGLQANYFTLDNIHIGVTICEDLWNDEEFWGKRSYAVNPIADLAILGVDLIVNLSASPYTVGKQQFRETMLRHSAIRFQQPMIYANQVGGNDDLIFDGQSFALNRQGEVMCRARGFDTDLVVVEFDEAQRDLQLGSIKPMYESEDEEIWQALVLGVRDYARKCRFSKVVLGLSGGIDSAIVAAIATAALGKENVLGVLMPSPYSSEHSISDAVALAENLGIKTHLLPIGELMQGFDQTLDDLFAGTEFGLAEENIQSRIRGNLLMAIANKFGYLLLSTGNKSEMAVGYCTLYGDMNGGLAVIADVPKTRVYSLCQWLNRNHEIIPQNVLTKPPSAELKPGQVDQDSLPPYEILDDILQRLIHNHQSAAQIVAAGHDPVMVDRVIQMVARAEFKRRQAPPGLKITDRAFGTGWRMPIASNWVGVKKAYQTKITATPNLSLL, from the coding sequence ATGAAAATTGCGATCGCTCAAATTAATCCTACTATCGGTGATTTGCTTTTAAATGCCCAAAAAATTCTAGAGGCGGCACAACGAGCAGCATCTAGCGGTGCGCGTTTATTGTTAACACCAGAACTTTCTTTGTGTGGCTATCCACCAAGAGATTTATTACTAAATCCTAGTTTTGTGGAAGCGATGGGCATCACTTTACAAAACTTGGCTCAGGATTTACCACCAAATTTAGCTGTGTTGGTAGGAACTGTTGAACAGAATCTCGAAGCGTCTATTACTGGCGCTAAAACTTTATTTAACAGCATGGCTTTGTTAGAGAATGGCACGGTCAAGCAAGTTTTTCACAAACGACTTTTGCCTACTTACGATGTATTTGACGAACGTCGCTATTTTGAACCAGGTTTACAAGCCAATTATTTCACTTTAGATAATATCCATATTGGCGTAACTATTTGCGAAGATTTATGGAACGATGAGGAATTTTGGGGCAAACGCAGTTACGCAGTCAATCCGATTGCTGACTTAGCAATTTTGGGTGTAGATTTAATTGTAAATTTGTCTGCTTCCCCCTACACTGTCGGCAAGCAGCAGTTTCGTGAAACAATGCTTAGGCATAGTGCAATACGTTTTCAACAACCAATGATTTATGCTAATCAGGTTGGCGGAAATGATGACCTAATTTTTGATGGGCAAAGTTTTGCCTTGAATCGTCAAGGTGAAGTTATGTGCCGCGCCCGTGGGTTTGATACTGATTTAGTAGTAGTTGAATTTGATGAAGCGCAACGTGATTTGCAGTTGGGTTCTATAAAACCGATGTATGAATCGGAAGATGAAGAAATTTGGCAAGCGTTGGTTTTAGGAGTGCGAGATTATGCTCGTAAGTGTCGCTTTTCTAAAGTAGTATTAGGTTTAAGTGGCGGGATTGACTCTGCAATTGTAGCTGCGATCGCAACTGCGGCACTTGGTAAAGAAAATGTCCTTGGTGTTCTCATGCCTTCCCCTTACAGTTCGGAGCATTCTATCAGTGATGCTGTAGCATTAGCCGAAAATTTGGGGATTAAGACTCATCTTTTACCAATTGGGGAGTTAATGCAAGGCTTCGATCAAACTTTAGATGATTTGTTTGCGGGTACTGAGTTTGGGCTGGCAGAAGAGAATATCCAATCTAGGATTCGCGGTAATTTATTAATGGCGATCGCTAATAAATTTGGCTATCTTCTCTTATCTACCGGTAACAAATCAGAAATGGCTGTTGGTTACTGTACTCTCTACGGCGATATGAATGGTGGATTAGCAGTGATTGCAGATGTTCCTAAAACCCGTGTGTATTCACTTTGTCAATGGTTAAATCGCAATCATGAAATCATCCCGCAGAATGTTTTGACTAAACCACCCAGCGCCGAACTCAAACCAGGCCAAGTTGATCAAGACTCTCTACCGCCTTACGAAATTTTGGACGATATTTTGCAACGCCTGATTCATAATCACCAATCAGCAGCGCAAATCGTTGCAGCCGGTCACGATCCGGTAATGGTAGACAGAGTAATCCAAATGGTAGCGCGGGCTGAATTTAAACGGCGACAAGCACCCCCCGGTTTAAAAATTACCGATCGCGCTTTTGGAACCGGTTGGCGAATGCCAATTGCTAGTAACTGGGTTGGTGTCAAAAAGGCTTATCAGACTAAAATTACAGCTACACCTAACCTTAGTTTGTTGTGA
- a CDS encoding NUDIX hydrolase codes for MPGRSQKKIPTPLNQQPLADFKVGVDNVIFSVDTVQNRLLVLLVMRQQEPFLNHWSLPGTLVRPGESLEDAAYRIMAEKIKVNNLYLEQLYTFGGPNRDPREATDSYGVRYLSVSYFALVRFEEAELIADRMTGIAWYPVKQVPQLAFDHNEILAYGHRRLRNKLEYSPVAFEVLPEMFTLNDLYQLYATVLGDNFSDYSNFRARLLKLGFLCDTGIKVSRGAGRPASLYKFDAEAFAPLKDKPLVFI; via the coding sequence ATGCCAGGACGTTCACAAAAAAAGATACCAACTCCGTTAAACCAACAACCTTTGGCCGATTTCAAGGTTGGTGTTGATAATGTAATTTTTTCTGTAGATACTGTACAAAATCGGCTGTTAGTTCTACTAGTAATGCGACAGCAAGAACCATTTCTAAATCATTGGAGTCTTCCCGGTACTTTAGTACGTCCAGGAGAGTCTTTAGAAGATGCTGCCTATCGCATTATGGCAGAGAAAATTAAGGTCAACAATCTCTATTTAGAACAACTGTATACATTTGGCGGGCCAAATCGCGATCCACGGGAAGCAACTGATAGTTATGGTGTGCGTTATCTATCAGTTAGTTACTTTGCCCTAGTGCGATTTGAAGAAGCCGAATTAATTGCCGATCGCATGACTGGTATAGCTTGGTATCCGGTAAAACAAGTGCCGCAATTAGCTTTTGACCATAATGAAATTTTGGCTTATGGACATAGGCGATTGCGAAATAAATTAGAGTATAGCCCGGTGGCTTTTGAAGTCTTGCCAGAAATGTTCACCTTAAATGATTTATATCAGTTATACGCCACAGTTTTAGGTGATAACTTTTCCGATTATTCTAATTTTAGAGCGCGTCTACTCAAGTTAGGTTTTTTATGCGATACCGGAATTAAGGTATCACGGGGTGCTGGTCGTCCAGCTAGTTTGTATAAGTTTGACGCTGAAGCTTTTGCTCCCTTAAAAGATAAACCTTTGGTGTTTATTTGA
- a CDS encoding nicotinate-nucleotide adenylyltransferase, which produces MRVALFGTSADPPTAGHQEILSWLSERYDWVAVWAADNPFKSHQTPLEHRAAMLQLLIANIDAPRHNIALEQELSSFRTLETVEKAKLTWGEDAQLTLIIGSDLLSQLPRWYRIEDLLQQVQLLIVPRPGYAIDESSSEVVQKLGGKIAIASLTGLDVSSTAYREHGDSQALTAPVVAYINREHLYECQDVHKKRYQLR; this is translated from the coding sequence ATGAGAGTTGCTTTGTTTGGTACTAGTGCCGATCCACCAACTGCTGGACATCAAGAAATTCTGAGTTGGTTGTCTGAGCGTTATGATTGGGTAGCGGTTTGGGCAGCAGATAATCCATTTAAGTCTCATCAAACACCCTTAGAACATCGGGCGGCAATGCTGCAACTGTTGATTGCGAATATAGACGCACCACGGCACAATATTGCTTTGGAGCAAGAATTGAGTAGCTTCAGAACACTGGAAACAGTAGAAAAAGCCAAGCTTACTTGGGGTGAAGACGCCCAATTGACGTTGATTATTGGTTCAGATTTACTGAGTCAGCTACCACGTTGGTATCGCATTGAAGATTTGTTACAGCAAGTGCAACTACTGATCGTACCGCGACCGGGATATGCAATAGATGAATCTAGTTCAGAGGTAGTGCAAAAGCTGGGAGGTAAGATTGCGATCGCTAGTCTGACCGGTCTAGATGTTTCCTCGACAGCATACCGCGAACATGGAGATTCTCAAGCCCTCACAGCCCCTGTAGTTGCCTATATTAATCGAGAGCATTTGTACGAATGCCAGGACGTTCACAAAAAAAGATACCAACTCCGTTAA
- a CDS encoding nicotinate phosphoribosyltransferase: MTTLPDLEYVYKEQSQQNQELNLSADDYSLLTDLYQLTMAACYTGVGIEQRRASFELTVRRLPEGFGYLIAMGLTQALEYLAKFRFSLAQIAALQATGIFAQAGDRFWSLLADGKFTGDVWAVPEGTAVFANQPLLRVEAPLWQAQLVETYLLNTINYQTLIATKAARLRDIAGESATLLEFGTRRAFSPQGSLWAARAALAGGLDATSNVLAALQLGQKPSGTMAHALVMALSAIEGTEEQAFSAFHRYFPGAPLLIDTYDTIAAAGRLAEKVNSGEMQLTGVRLDSGDLVTLSKQVRSLLPGVPIFASGDLDEWEIARLKAAGAQIDGYGLGTRLVTGSPVNGVYKLVDIDGIPVMKQSSGKVTYPGRKQIFRSYMGGKVKADRLGLLGESSLNEQPLLHLVVQHGERVQPLESLATIRQRTAASVASLPQQTRRLDHPVAVEVEISEGLRVLTEETKKRTAEAQRTQR; this comes from the coding sequence ATGACAACTTTGCCAGATTTGGAATATGTATATAAAGAGCAAAGCCAGCAGAACCAGGAACTAAACCTATCTGCGGATGATTACAGCTTGCTGACCGACCTTTACCAGTTGACGATGGCAGCTTGTTACACAGGCGTTGGTATAGAACAACGACGGGCAAGCTTTGAGTTGACTGTTAGGCGATTGCCAGAGGGTTTTGGTTATTTAATTGCAATGGGGCTAACGCAGGCATTGGAATATTTAGCCAAATTCCGGTTTAGTTTGGCGCAAATTGCCGCATTACAGGCAACGGGAATTTTTGCTCAAGCAGGCGATCGCTTTTGGTCACTTTTAGCTGACGGAAAGTTTACGGGTGATGTTTGGGCAGTACCAGAAGGAACAGCCGTCTTTGCCAATCAGCCACTATTGCGGGTAGAAGCACCACTTTGGCAAGCACAACTAGTAGAAACTTACCTGCTGAATACGATTAATTACCAGACTTTGATTGCTACAAAAGCAGCAAGGTTAAGGGATATAGCAGGGGAATCAGCAACACTTTTAGAATTTGGCACAAGACGAGCATTTAGTCCCCAAGGGTCTTTGTGGGCGGCGCGGGCGGCGTTGGCGGGTGGTTTAGATGCCACTTCTAATGTGTTAGCAGCGCTACAACTAGGACAAAAGCCAAGTGGTACTATGGCACACGCCCTGGTGATGGCGTTGTCAGCAATAGAAGGCACTGAAGAACAAGCTTTTAGTGCATTTCATCGATATTTTCCGGGTGCGCCATTGCTGATTGATACTTACGATACCATTGCTGCTGCTGGGCGCTTGGCCGAAAAAGTAAATTCCGGGGAAATGCAATTAACAGGAGTGAGATTAGACTCAGGAGATTTAGTTACCTTATCAAAACAGGTGCGATCGCTCCTTCCCGGTGTGCCAATTTTTGCCAGTGGCGACTTGGATGAGTGGGAAATTGCCAGATTAAAAGCTGCTGGCGCCCAAATTGATGGTTACGGACTGGGAACGCGACTAGTTACAGGTTCGCCTGTAAATGGAGTTTATAAACTTGTAGACATTGATGGTATCCCAGTGATGAAGCAGTCTAGTGGTAAAGTTACTTATCCAGGGCGCAAGCAGATTTTTCGCTCGTATATGGGAGGTAAGGTAAAAGCAGACAGGTTGGGACTTTTAGGTGAAAGTTCTCTGAATGAACAACCTTTGTTGCATTTGGTAGTGCAACACGGTGAACGGGTGCAGCCGTTGGAGTCGTTGGCAACAATTCGTCAGCGTACCGCCGCTTCAGTTGCTAGTTTGCCACAACAGACACGGCGTTTGGATCATCCTGTGGCTGTAGAAGTGGAGATTTCCGAGGGGTTACGGGTGTTGACGGAGGAAACTAAGAAACGAACCGCAGAGGCACAGAGAACACAGAGGTAA
- the pdxA gene encoding 4-hydroxythreonine-4-phosphate dehydrogenase PdxA, giving the protein MYQNNLDNLVNFTKKNRPRLALTLGDPAGIGPEVILKALAEPEISKKYDVTVVGNRDLLAQIYYKLNLTENLAPLVNPDELSIIDVLLDEEIKGQIISGIGNAASGAASFAYMECAIAQTLAGKFDAIVTGPIAKSAWKAAGYNYPGQTELLAQKSGVDRFGMLFVARSPHTNWILRALLATTHIPLRQVADTLTPQLLTQKLDLLVECLEKDFGIENGRIAIAGLNPHSGEQGQLGHEEQDWLIPWLEQERQNRPHLQLDGPIPPDTMWVKPGQAWYGNSLVQNPADGYLALYHDQGLIPVKLMAFDRAVNTSIGLPFVRTSPDHGTAFDIAGKGIADATSMKAAIHLAAELVSQRLAVGCG; this is encoded by the coding sequence ATGTATCAAAATAATTTAGATAATCTAGTGAATTTTACCAAAAAAAATCGCCCGCGTTTGGCGTTGACATTGGGAGATCCGGCGGGAATTGGGCCGGAGGTAATTTTGAAAGCTTTAGCAGAACCGGAAATTAGTAAAAAATATGACGTTACAGTGGTGGGAAACCGGGATTTGCTGGCACAGATTTATTACAAACTGAATTTAACTGAGAATTTAGCACCTTTGGTAAATCCAGACGAGTTGTCAATTATTGATGTGCTGTTGGATGAAGAAATTAAAGGTCAAATTATTTCAGGAATAGGTAATGCGGCCAGTGGTGCGGCTAGTTTTGCGTATATGGAATGTGCGATCGCTCAAACACTGGCTGGTAAATTTGATGCTATTGTCACAGGGCCGATCGCTAAATCTGCTTGGAAAGCCGCAGGATATAATTATCCAGGGCAAACGGAACTTTTAGCGCAAAAGTCAGGTGTTGACCGTTTTGGGATGTTATTTGTAGCGCGATCGCCCCATACTAACTGGATACTCCGCGCTTTACTAGCTACCACACATATTCCCCTACGTCAAGTAGCTGATACGTTGACACCGCAGTTGCTGACACAGAAATTGGATTTGCTCGTGGAGTGTTTGGAGAAAGATTTTGGGATAGAAAATGGGAGAATTGCGATCGCAGGTTTAAATCCCCACAGTGGCGAACAGGGGCAATTGGGACATGAGGAACAAGATTGGTTGATTCCGTGGTTAGAGCAAGAACGGCAAAACAGACCACACTTACAACTAGATGGGCCAATACCGCCAGATACGATGTGGGTTAAACCTGGCCAAGCTTGGTATGGAAATTCTTTAGTACAAAATCCTGCTGATGGTTACTTGGCACTTTACCACGACCAAGGCTTAATTCCTGTGAAGCTGATGGCGTTTGATCGGGCAGTTAATACTTCTATTGGCCTTCCTTTCGTTCGGACTTCACCGGATCACGGGACAGCGTTTGATATTGCGGGTAAGGGAATTGCTGATGCTACGAGTATGAAGGCAGCGATACATTTAGCGGCTGAGTTGGTTAGTCAAAGATTGGCGGTGGGTTGTGGTTAA